From Thermodesulforhabdus norvegica, the proteins below share one genomic window:
- a CDS encoding permease — translation MSKPEALTKDDYTEEVIEESQINWSEIRKPLFLLVASFLILFWLPVEMEKFRNAIYESLALARWYAREHVLTCLVPALFIAGAIARFVSQAAVMKYLGAGARKVVSYGVASVSGTILAVCSCTVLPLFAGIWKRGAGLGPAIAFLYSGPAINVLAIVLTARILGLQLGIARAIGAVAFSIPIGLIMHFLFYKEEQEKAAAALHMPEPEVERPLWQNATFFASMVGVLIFATWGKPASPAGFWNAVYQIKWWVTGVFALFHGLLLVAWFNVRANKILISAVIVALFAFLFPHEPLVAFSAGIICHTLCLVTTRGETESWFLSTWDFTRQIMPLLLGGVLVAGLLLGRPGHEGLIPSRWVESLVGGNSLIANLFASVIGAFMYFATLTEVPILQGLLGSGMGKGPALALLLAGPALSLPNMLVIRSVLGTKKTLAYVSLVVVMSTLAGMIFGMLVS, via the coding sequence ATGTCAAAACCGGAAGCATTGACCAAAGACGATTACACCGAAGAAGTTATTGAGGAAAGCCAGATTAATTGGTCCGAAATCCGTAAGCCCCTCTTTCTGCTGGTTGCTTCATTTCTCATACTTTTCTGGCTCCCCGTGGAGATGGAAAAGTTTCGCAACGCAATCTACGAATCTCTTGCCCTTGCCCGGTGGTACGCCCGGGAGCACGTATTGACCTGCCTTGTACCGGCCCTCTTTATAGCAGGAGCCATAGCACGCTTTGTTTCTCAGGCGGCAGTTATGAAGTATCTCGGTGCCGGAGCCCGTAAAGTAGTTTCCTACGGGGTGGCTTCCGTGTCGGGCACAATACTTGCCGTTTGCTCCTGTACGGTTCTCCCGCTTTTTGCAGGCATCTGGAAAAGAGGAGCCGGGCTGGGACCGGCAATTGCATTTCTCTATTCCGGCCCCGCAATAAACGTTCTGGCCATAGTTCTTACGGCAAGAATTCTGGGATTACAGCTCGGAATTGCGCGGGCTATAGGTGCCGTAGCCTTCAGCATCCCGATCGGACTCATCATGCACTTTCTCTTCTATAAAGAGGAACAGGAAAAGGCTGCTGCGGCACTACACATGCCCGAGCCCGAGGTCGAAAGGCCTCTATGGCAAAACGCTACCTTCTTTGCCAGCATGGTGGGTGTGCTGATCTTCGCTACCTGGGGCAAGCCCGCGAGTCCGGCAGGATTCTGGAATGCCGTTTATCAGATTAAATGGTGGGTTACCGGAGTGTTTGCTCTCTTCCACGGCTTACTTCTCGTTGCGTGGTTCAACGTAAGGGCAAACAAAATTCTCATCTCTGCCGTGATCGTCGCCCTTTTTGCCTTCCTCTTCCCCCACGAACCCCTTGTGGCCTTTTCTGCCGGCATAATCTGCCACACCTTATGCCTCGTGACCACCAGGGGTGAGACCGAGTCATGGTTTCTGTCCACCTGGGACTTTACCAGACAGATTATGCCCTTGCTTCTCGGCGGGGTGCTTGTTGCGGGACTTCTTCTGGGACGCCCCGGCCATGAAGGGCTCATCCCGTCTCGGTGGGTGGAAAGCCTGGTCGGAGGAAATTCTCTGATCGCCAATCTTTTTGCTTCCGTCATCGGCGCCTTTATGTATTTCGCCACCCTGACAGAAGTGCCCATTCTTCAGGGGCTTTTAGGCTCGGGCATGGGTAAAGGGCCCGCCCTTGCCCTGCTTCTCGCAGGACCTGCTCTGAGCCTGCCCAATATGCTGGTCATAAGAAGTGTTCTGGGAACGAAAAAGACGCTGGCTTACGTATCCCTCGTGGTCGTGATGTCAACCCTGGCCGGTATGATCTTTGGAATGCTGGTATCCTGA